Within the Micromonospora citrea genome, the region AGTGCCGCCACCCACCGGTCAGGCGCGGCTAGGCTTGCCGGCATGACCGTCGAGGCACCCGACGACACGCGGACCCGGATCCTGCGCGCCGCGTTGGACCTGTTCGCCGAGCACGGCTACCAACGCACCCCGCTGCGGCAGATCGGCGAGCGGCTGCGCCTGACCAAGGCCGCGGTCCTCTACCACTTTCCCACCAAGGAGCACCTGCTCACCGCCCTGATCGAGCCGCTGGTGTCCGACCTGGAGGCGATGCTGGACGCCGCCGAGGCGGGGCCGCCCGAGCGGGCGCGCGCCACGGTGCTGGAGGGCTGGGTGGACACGATGCTGGCCCATCGTCGCCCGCTCGGCATGCTCTTCCACGACATCGCGCTCATCACGCGCGGCGACACCTACCACCGCCTGATGCGGATCGCCATGCGAGCCAACGATCTCATCGCCGGGCCGGGCGCCGGGCGGCGGGAACGGGTGCGGGCGGTGCAGGCGGTCGCCACGTGCAGCGACCCGGTCGTCTTCTTCACCGACGTGCCCGACGAGGTGCTGCGCGCGGACATGCTGGACGGCGTGCACCGCCTGCTGGACGGCGCCCCGCCGGAGGACCTCCCGCCCCGGGGTGCCGGGCCGGGCGCGGGCGGCGACGCCGCGAGCGGGCGACGGCGACCGGGGCGACCGCGGGCGATGGGCCCGGAGCAAATCGAGGCGGCCCGGCGGATGCACGCCGAGGGCCGCCACTCGGCCGACGAGATCGCCGCCGCGCTGGGGGTCTCGCGGGCCACCGTCTACCGTCACCTCGACCCCGCGTCGACGCAATAATGAGACGATTTACGAGACATTTGTGAGACGCCGCGTTGCCGCGACCCGGGTTCCGTCGCCCAGGGTCGCGGCAACGCGGCCGTACGCGCCCGCGGTGCCGCGCCGGTCGGGCTCAGCCGTCGTGCCACATGGGCGCGGCGCGCCGCACCGTGCGGGCCACGATCTCCGGGGCGTCCAGCACGTCGACGAGCCGGCGGGCCGCCGCCACCCCGAGGGCCCCCAGCGTCGGATGACCGATCACCGCGTGGCACGCCTGCAGCCCGATCTCCGCCACCTCCCGCCTGGTCACGTGGAGGCCCCGCCGATGGGCCCGCTGCGCGGCGAGCGCGGCGCGGACCCGGTCGCGCAGCTCCGTCCGCTCGTCGACGACCCGCCGCATCACCGTTGCCGACCATCCCCAGGTCTGCGCGAGCACCAGCGGGTCGATCCGGTCCTCGCGATCGTCCGCGAGCAGCAGTTGGGCGTGACAGATGGCGAGGACGGCGGCGACGTCGCCGCTGGCGTCCGTGGCCCTGCCACCGGCCGCGTCCGCGTCCCGCCCCCCGCCGGCGTCCGTACCCGCGCCACCGGCCACGTCCGCGTCCCGCCCCCCGCCGGCGTCCGTACCCGCGCCACCGGCCACGTCCGCGTCCCAGCCCGCGTCGGCGTCGGCGTCGGCGTCGGCGTCGGCGTCGGCGTCGGCGTCGGCGTCGGCGTCGGCGTCGGCGTCGGCGTCGAGGATCATCCGGGCCAGCAGACCGGCGCCGACGGGCGTCACGCACCCCGCGCCGTCGCTCGCCGCCTCGACCAGTCGCTCCAGGTGCTCCCGGGCGGTCGCCACCTCCCCCTCGGCGTAGTGGACGACCGCCAGGAACTCCCTCGTCGCGGGCACCGGCCGGCCCGCCTGGTCCTCGGCGCGGATCAGCTCGTCGCAGGCGGCGCGCAGCTCGGGCAGCGGCGCCCCGGCGGCGACCAGCTCGGCGACCCGGCCACGCTGCGCGAACAGCGGTGACCCCGCCGGGGGCGCGAGGGGCGCCGGCACCGGCTCCAGCAGCTCCGCCAGCCGACCCCACTCCCGGGCCGCGGCGCCCACCAGCAAGGCCTTGCGCAGCGACGTCAGCGTGAGGTCGTCGGCCGGTCCGACGCTCGCCGCGCGGGCCCGCGTGACGGCCGCGAAGACGCCGAGCGCCTCCGTCCAGTATCCGGCCCGGGCCAGCTCGACGCCGAACTCCTCGCGCAGCCTGCTGCCCCGTCGCCCGGCCAGCGAGCCGGCCGCCAGCCGACCCTGCACGCGGCCGTGCCGGAACCGGTAGGCGCCGGCGCCGTGCCGCACCAGGCCGACCGTCTCGGCGTGCTCCAGGAACGCCAGCAACCGGTGCGGCAGCTGCCCGCGTACCGCGAGCACCATCCGGGCCACTCCGAACTGGACCCACGCGCCGCCCCCGCGCGTCAGCGTCCACCAGCCCAGCCCCAGACCCACCCCGGCGTACGCGAGGGCCCGCAGCGGCGGCAGCCGGGGCAGCAGGCCGGCCACCCACAGCGCCATGACACCTGCCAGCGTGCCGACGAGCGCGGTGACGACGGTCGGCAGCACGGACGCGACCGTCGCCGCGCGGTCGGCCCGGACGGTCTCGACCACGCCGGTGGCCCCGAGTTCCGCGGCCGGGGCCGCGAAGTCGACGCGTAGGGCAGACCGGAGGGCGACGACGACGCACCAGCCGGCACCGAGCACCACGCCGGCCCGCACCTCCACCGGCCAGCCCGTGAGCCCGGGCAGCCGGTCCAGCTCGGCTACGAGCGCGGACGGCGGAGTGAACAGCCACAGGGCGAGCCAGGTCAGCAGGCCCCAGAACACGCCTCGGGCGAGCCCGTCGAGCGCGCCCTCGCGGAGCGCGCCCCATCCGCCGACGAAGACCACCCGGGTCGGCCGCGGGGCCGGTCCCCGGGGGTCGCCGCCCAGCGCGGCGGCCCCCACGGCCACGGCGGCGGCCGCGACCGCGAGGTCCCCCGGGCGGTCCGCGAGGGCGGCGAGCAGCTCGGCGGTCCGCTGGTCGGTGACCATCGTGGCCACCGCCCTGAGACCGTCCCCGGCGAGGGCGAGGGTCAGCCAGACCGCCAGCCCGGTCCGCAGACCGTCGACGGCTGCCCAGAACAGCCGGGGCAGCGCGGTGGGCAGCTGCCACCAGCGGAACTCGCGGACGTCCAGCGACTCCAGGTGCGCGGCCAGGAAGGCCAGGTACCGACGGGCCGTCGCCGGCTCCCACCGGCGCAGCCCTCGCGCGCCCCGCCGGGACCGCAGCGCGGCGTCGACCGCGCGGGACAGCACCTCGTCCTCCACGGAGCCGCGGCCGCGGCTGGCCGCCAGCGGCACGAGGTCGCGCGGATCGGTGCCGGGCTGGTCGAACGCGCTGCGCGCCATCGCCACCATCAGCGGCGTGGACAGCGCCGCGCTCAGCTCCGCGTCACCGCCGAGCCGCGCCGCCACGGTCGACCAGCCCTCGGCCTGGTGCAGGGGCGCGGCGTCGACGAGGTAGTCCGCCACGTCGCCCGGTGGCAACGGGTCGATGACCACCACCGCGGCGCCGCGTACCTTCTCGCCCTGGGTGAGGTACCTCTCGTAGACCGAGGTGCGGCAGGTCAGCACGAAACGCTGCGTCGACAGCTGGTTGAGCTCCTCCAGGCAGGCCGTCAACTGCTCCTCGGGCACCTCGTCCAGCCCGTCGAGGACGGGCACGACGAGGTCCGTCTCCACCAGGTCCCGCAGCACCGCCACGCGGCGCGGGTGGCTGGGTGCGAGCGGCGTGTAGCGCCGGGCGAGGCGGTCCACCAGCCAGTCGTGGAACGTCTCGGCGGTCGGGTCCCAGGAACCGACGGGCAGCAGCACGGGCACGGGCGCGTCCGCGTCCCGGTGCGGCGGCAGTTCCCGCGCCATCCGCAGCGCGATGATCGACTTTCCGGAGCCGGGCGGGCCCAGCACCAGCAGGCGGCCGGACGGGATGCTCCGGTAGCGGCTCCACAGCGTCCCGTGGCGACCGGACAGGTCCATCGGGCCGGCGTCGCTGGACCGGCCGACGGCCCGCCACGAGGGCAGCAGCCGCGCCGTCGCCGTACGCCAGGTCACCGGGAGCGGGTAGGGCTCGTCGACGGCCCGCAGCAGGGCCTCGTCGGTCGGCTCTCGCCGGACCAGTTCGAGCAGCTCGTCGGCGGCCGCCCGGCGGTGCACCGCCGCCGCACCGGAATCCGCCTGCCGGTTGGTGAGGGTCTGGTCGAGCACGACGTAGACGCCGATGACCCCGGCGACCACCCCCCACGTCCAGTTGACCTTCTCGAAGTCGTACCGCAGCCAGACCCAGGCCGTGCCGCCCGCCGCGACGGCCGCCACGACGACGAGCAGGCCCCATCTCCACCCCCGACGCTGCACCGGATGATTGTGGTCGTCCGCGCGTCGCTCCGGCAGCCCCGCGACGGGTGGCCGACGCCACCCGGCGGCGGCCGTCGTCAGGCGGCGAGGGCCGCGCAGCGGCCGGTGGACGCCGTGGAGGACGGGCTCGCCGAGGCGTACGCTGCGGGGCTGACCGGCCCCCGCGACCCGGCACGGCCGCACCCGCCCGGCACGGCGCGGCACGGGCGGACCCGCCCCGGCACGGGCGGACCCGGTCGCGCCGGGGTTTGATCCCGTCGGGGCCGGGTAGCCGAGCCGCCCGTCCTACCGACGGGACCGGCCCCCGCCAGCGGGGTGTCCGCCACCTGCGACGCCGACGGGAGTGGTGACGGTGGGTCCGGTGCCCCGGGGATCCGGTGGTCGCTGACGATGTGCGGCATCAGTGGCGAGGCGAGGTTCGACGGATCGACGCCGGACGCCGGGGCGGTGACCCGGATAACCGAGGCGATGCGGTCCCGGGGCCCGGACGGCGAGGGCCTGTGGAGCGACGGCTGGATCACCCTCGGGCACCGGCGGCTCACCATCATCGACCTGTCCGACGCGGGCGCCCAGCCGATGGTGCGCGACGATCTCGGGCTGGCGCTGGTCTTCAACGGCTGCGTCTACAACTATCCCCGGCTCCGCGAGGAGCTGCGGGAGGCCGGGCACACGTTCCACTCCACCAGCGACACCGAGGTGATCCTGGTGGCGTACGCGCAGTGGGGCGAGAGCTTCGTCGACCACCTGGTCGGCATGTTCGCCGTCGTGCTGGTGGATCGGCGGCGGCGACGGCTGGTGCTGGCCCGGGACCGGCTCGGGATCAAGCCGCTCTACCTCGCCGAGTCGCCCGGTCGGCTCCGATTCGCCTCCACCCTGCCGGCGCTGCTGCGCGCAGGCGACGTGGACACCGCGATCGACCCGGTGGCCCTGCACCACTACCTGTCCTGGCACTCGATCGTGCCGGCGCCCCGCACCGTCCTGCGCGGCGTACGCAAGCTTCCGCCGGCCACCGTGCGTGTCGTCGAGGCGGACGGGCGCAGCCGCGAACACGTCTACTGGCGGCCGGACTACGTCCGCGACCCCGCCCACGAGGGCAGGGACGCGCGGGACTGGCGGGCGGCGGTCGGGGACGCGCTGCGCACGGCGGTACGGCGGCGGCTCGTCGCGGACGTACCCGTCGGCGTGCTGCTCTCCGGCGGCCTCGACTCGAGCATGATCGTGGCGCTGCTCGCCGAGGCCGGGCAGCACCACCTCCAGACGTTCAGCATCGGCTTCGACGGCCGCGGCGACGAGGCCGGCGACGAGTTCCACTACTCCGACCTCGTGGCGCGCGCGTTCGACACCGAC harbors:
- a CDS encoding N-acetylglutaminylglutamine amidotransferase — encoded protein: MCGISGEARFDGSTPDAGAVTRITEAMRSRGPDGEGLWSDGWITLGHRRLTIIDLSDAGAQPMVRDDLGLALVFNGCVYNYPRLREELREAGHTFHSTSDTEVILVAYAQWGESFVDHLVGMFAVVLVDRRRRRLVLARDRLGIKPLYLAESPGRLRFASTLPALLRAGDVDTAIDPVALHHYLSWHSIVPAPRTVLRGVRKLPPATVRVVEADGRSREHVYWRPDYVRDPAHEGRDARDWRAAVGDALRTAVRRRLVADVPVGVLLSGGLDSSMIVALLAEAGQHHLQTFSIGFDGRGDEAGDEFHYSDLVARAFDTDHHRIRLADDDLVPAVRRTVHAMTEPMGSHDVVAFHLLSEQVARHVKVAQSGQGADEVFAGYGYHQPLARVPRDGATDAFAEAFFDRDHAELCRVVSPAYACDRDASRELLAAHLTAPGAETALDAVLRLDTHLMLPDDPVKRVDSMSMAWGLEVRTPFLDQDLVALAAACPPGHKVADGGKGVLKEIAREVLPAEVVDRPKGYFPVPALRNVDGPVRQLVTEALAAPAARERALFRPEYVAELLAEPDRAQAAAGSNKLWQLGLLELWLQSHDIR
- a CDS encoding TetR family transcriptional regulator; translated protein: MTVEAPDDTRTRILRAALDLFAEHGYQRTPLRQIGERLRLTKAAVLYHFPTKEHLLTALIEPLVSDLEAMLDAAEAGPPERARATVLEGWVDTMLAHRRPLGMLFHDIALITRGDTYHRLMRIAMRANDLIAGPGAGRRERVRAVQAVATCSDPVVFFTDVPDEVLRADMLDGVHRLLDGAPPEDLPPRGAGPGAGGDAASGRRRPGRPRAMGPEQIEAARRMHAEGRHSADEIAAALGVSRATVYRHLDPASTQ